The Eubacteriaceae bacterium Marseille-Q4139 genome has a window encoding:
- the rnc gene encoding ribonuclease III, translated as MKRKEETALEEKWKKLENIIGYRFQSPRLLSHALTHSSYANEKHWDKTKCNERLEFLGDAVLEVAASEFLFTHYPSMPEGEMTKLRASLVCEPTLAYCAEQFGLGDYLLLGRGEELTGGRKRPSVVSDAMEAVIGAIYLDGGLANAKEFIHRFILNDIEHKQLFYDSKTILQEMVQAESKESLSYELLREEGPDHNKSFEVCVKLGGREIGRGTGRTKKAAEQVAAYHGICTVKK; from the coding sequence ATGAAACGAAAAGAGGAAACCGCTTTGGAAGAAAAATGGAAAAAACTGGAGAACATCATCGGATACCGCTTTCAGTCACCGAGGCTTTTGTCCCATGCGCTGACCCACAGCTCCTATGCCAACGAAAAGCACTGGGACAAGACGAAGTGCAACGAGCGTCTGGAGTTTTTAGGCGACGCCGTCCTGGAGGTGGCTGCGAGCGAATTTTTGTTCACCCACTATCCGTCCATGCCGGAGGGGGAGATGACGAAGCTTCGGGCCAGCCTTGTCTGTGAGCCGACGCTGGCCTACTGCGCCGAACAGTTCGGCCTCGGCGACTACCTGCTCTTAGGGCGGGGCGAGGAACTGACCGGCGGGAGAAAACGGCCGTCTGTCGTCTCCGATGCCATGGAGGCCGTCATCGGCGCGATCTATCTGGATGGTGGTCTTGCTAATGCAAAAGAGTTCATTCACCGGTTTATTTTAAACGACATTGAACATAAACAGCTCTTTTATGATAGCAAAACTATCTTGCAGGAAATGGTTCAGGCGGAGTCGAAGGAATCCCTGTCCTATGAGCTTCTGCGCGAGGAAGGGCCCGACCACAACAAAAGCTTTGAGGTATGCGTAAAGCTCGGCGGCCGGGAAATCGGCCGCGGAACCGGCCGGACAAAGAAGGCGGCAGAGCAGGTGGCGGCCTACCACGGGATTTGTACCGTAAAAAAGTAG
- the smc gene encoding chromosome segregation protein SMC: protein MYLKSIEVQGFKSFANKIVFDFHNGITGIVGPNGSGKSNVADAVRWVLGEQRIKQLRGASMQDVIFSGTETRKPQGFAYVAITLDNQDHKLAIDFDEVTVSRRIYRSGESEYMLNGSPCRLKDINELFYDTGIGKEGYSIIGQGQIDKILSGRPEERRELFDEAAGIVKFKRRKAIAQKKLEDEKQNLIRISDILSELEKQVGPLKKQSETAREYLRLKEDLKRCDVGLFLSETAVIREQLSEITENLSVVTGDMENSRTEAAGIRETQEALEEEIRVLEEAQRKKQEAGNEALMTAGNLEGQVNVLKEQIRTEEMNAEHIKNRITAIEGELKEREERKKEYQSEKEGLTGQAEEMKKRLEEAEEALSARTAEADSLEQGIEETKAGIIDALNEKSSFSVKKQRYDTMLEQVQVRRSEVAQKLLKVKSDEEGWALKIKEEEERKRELEAAIEELLARADGLEEEIKAASGEIARLNRNLNNTQQEYHRASTRLESLRNLAERYEGYGNSIRRVMETRDRVHGIHGVVADLIDVPKEYETAIETALGGSIQNIVTDSEETAKVLIEYLKKNKFGRATFLPLTSISARGGFERPEALKEPGAIGLASSLVKADRQYDGLIQYLLGRVLVVKDIDTAIAIARKYRHSFRIVTPAGELLNPGGSMSGGAYKNSSNLLGRKREMEEFEELCKKALLQVDSIQKELVFQEGLLEERSGELETVKKELQARYLEENTAGMNLSKFSERQTELLESSADMKLENRQLEEQMQEIRSETEKLLAAMKVLEEENEARNRRIEEDTKALETARENREEARRFLSGIQLSAASLSQKEDFLLENMKRLGEEEEKLLKEKEALSGGTEQSAEAVAGKKKEIETLFIRIEEEKKRAAALSEEAGQASEAKEEKNRTRRQLSEKREELSDRISRLDKEAFRLQNQKEKQEERQEGLVNYMWSEYGLTYSTAAELSNGEEVPVPELKKQIHELKTSIRALGNVNVNAIEDYKEISERYEFMKGQHDDLTAAQETLYKIIEELDTGMRRQFAEKFAEIRREFDRVFKELFGGGHGTLELIEDEDILEAGIQIISQPPGKKLQNMMQMSGGEKALTAIALLFAIQNLKPSPFCLLDEIEAALDDSNVDRFAKYLHKLTKNTQFIVITHRRGTMVSADRLYGITMQEKGVSTLVSVSLIENDLDK from the coding sequence ATGTATTTAAAGAGTATCGAAGTTCAGGGCTTCAAGTCCTTTGCCAATAAAATCGTCTTCGACTTCCACAACGGGATCACGGGCATCGTGGGCCCCAACGGCAGCGGAAAAAGCAACGTGGCCGACGCCGTCCGGTGGGTGCTCGGCGAACAGCGCATCAAGCAGCTAAGGGGCGCCAGCATGCAGGACGTGATCTTTTCCGGGACGGAGACGAGAAAGCCCCAGGGCTTTGCCTATGTGGCTATCACCCTGGACAACCAGGACCACAAGCTTGCCATCGACTTTGACGAGGTGACGGTTTCCAGGCGCATCTACCGCTCCGGTGAGAGCGAGTACATGTTAAACGGGAGCCCCTGCCGTTTAAAGGACATCAACGAGCTGTTTTACGACACGGGAATCGGAAAAGAGGGCTACTCTATCATCGGACAGGGCCAGATTGATAAAATTTTAAGCGGACGCCCCGAGGAACGGCGGGAGCTTTTCGACGAGGCGGCCGGGATCGTGAAATTTAAGCGCAGAAAGGCCATTGCCCAGAAAAAACTGGAAGACGAAAAACAGAACTTAATCCGCATAAGCGATATCTTAAGCGAGCTGGAAAAGCAGGTAGGCCCGTTAAAGAAACAGTCGGAGACGGCCAGGGAGTACCTGCGGTTAAAAGAAGATTTAAAACGGTGCGACGTGGGCCTGTTCCTCTCGGAGACGGCAGTGATACGGGAACAGCTTTCGGAAATCACTGAAAACCTCTCTGTCGTCACCGGCGACATGGAAAACTCACGCACAGAGGCGGCCGGGATCCGCGAGACCCAGGAGGCGCTGGAAGAGGAAATCCGCGTCCTTGAGGAAGCCCAGCGAAAAAAGCAGGAGGCGGGAAACGAGGCGCTCATGACGGCCGGAAACCTGGAAGGACAGGTCAATGTCTTAAAGGAACAGATCCGGACCGAGGAGATGAACGCCGAACATATCAAAAACAGGATCACCGCCATCGAAGGAGAACTGAAAGAGCGGGAAGAAAGAAAGAAAGAGTACCAAAGTGAAAAGGAAGGCCTCACAGGACAGGCCGAGGAGATGAAAAAGCGCCTTGAGGAAGCCGAGGAGGCGCTCTCCGCCAGGACAGCCGAGGCAGACAGCCTGGAACAGGGGATTGAGGAGACGAAGGCCGGGATCATCGACGCCCTCAACGAAAAATCCTCGTTTTCCGTAAAAAAACAGCGGTACGATACGATGCTCGAGCAGGTGCAGGTGCGCCGCTCGGAGGTGGCCCAGAAGCTTTTGAAGGTAAAAAGCGACGAAGAGGGCTGGGCCCTTAAGATAAAAGAAGAGGAAGAAAGAAAGAGGGAGCTGGAGGCGGCCATCGAAGAACTGCTTGCCAGGGCAGACGGCCTGGAGGAGGAGATCAAGGCGGCCTCCGGGGAGATTGCAAGGCTCAACAGGAACCTCAACAATACCCAGCAGGAATACCACAGGGCGTCCACACGCCTCGAATCCCTGCGGAACCTGGCGGAGCGGTACGAGGGCTACGGAAACAGCATCCGCCGGGTGATGGAGACGAGGGACAGGGTGCACGGGATCCACGGCGTCGTCGCAGACCTGATTGACGTGCCGAAGGAATACGAGACGGCCATCGAGACGGCTCTCGGCGGCAGCATCCAGAACATCGTCACCGACTCGGAAGAGACGGCAAAGGTGCTGATCGAATACTTAAAGAAGAACAAGTTCGGCCGCGCCACCTTCCTTCCGCTCACCAGTATCTCGGCGCGGGGCGGGTTCGAGCGGCCGGAGGCCTTAAAAGAGCCGGGCGCCATCGGCCTTGCAAGCAGCCTCGTGAAGGCAGACCGGCAGTATGACGGCCTGATTCAGTATCTTTTGGGGCGCGTCCTGGTGGTAAAGGACATCGACACGGCCATTGCCATTGCAAGAAAATACCGCCATTCCTTTCGGATCGTGACGCCGGCCGGCGAGCTGTTAAATCCCGGCGGTTCCATGAGCGGCGGCGCCTATAAAAACTCCAGCAACCTTCTCGGCAGAAAGCGGGAGATGGAGGAGTTTGAAGAGCTCTGCAAAAAGGCACTTCTCCAGGTGGACAGCATCCAGAAGGAGCTGGTGTTCCAGGAGGGGCTTCTGGAGGAACGGAGCGGGGAGTTAGAGACCGTAAAGAAAGAGCTTCAGGCCAGGTATCTGGAGGAAAACACGGCCGGCATGAACCTCTCCAAATTTTCCGAGCGCCAGACAGAGCTTTTGGAGTCCTCGGCCGACATGAAGTTAGAAAACCGCCAGCTGGAGGAACAGATGCAGGAGATCCGCTCGGAGACGGAAAAGCTTTTGGCGGCGATGAAAGTCCTGGAAGAGGAAAATGAAGCCAGGAACCGGCGCATCGAGGAGGACACGAAAGCCCTGGAGACAGCAAGAGAAAACAGAGAGGAAGCCAGACGTTTCCTTTCCGGCATCCAGCTTTCGGCGGCTTCCTTATCCCAGAAAGAGGACTTCCTTTTGGAGAACATGAAGCGCCTCGGGGAAGAAGAAGAAAAGCTTTTAAAAGAAAAAGAAGCCCTGAGCGGAGGCACCGAGCAGAGCGCCGAGGCCGTGGCAGGGAAAAAGAAAGAAATCGAAACGCTTTTCATTCGGATTGAAGAGGAGAAAAAACGGGCGGCCGCCCTCTCGGAGGAGGCCGGCCAGGCCTCGGAGGCAAAAGAGGAAAAGAACAGGACGAGAAGACAGCTCTCCGAAAAGCGGGAAGAGCTTTCCGACCGGATTTCCAGGCTTGACAAAGAAGCCTTCCGCCTTCAAAATCAGAAGGAAAAGCAGGAGGAGCGCCAGGAGGGCCTCGTAAATTACATGTGGAGCGAATACGGGCTCACCTATTCCACTGCCGCAGAGCTTTCAAACGGTGAAGAAGTGCCGGTTCCCGAGCTGAAAAAACAGATCCATGAGTTAAAAACAAGTATCCGCGCCCTTGGAAATGTCAACGTCAATGCCATCGAGGACTACAAGGAAATTTCAGAGCGGTATGAGTTCATGAAAGGCCAGCACGACGATTTGACGGCGGCCCAGGAGACCTTATATAAAATCATTGAGGAGCTGGACACCGGCATGCGCCGCCAGTTTGCGGAAAAATTCGCCGAGATCCGACGGGAATTTGACCGGGTGTTTAAAGAACTGTTCGGCGGCGGCCACGGAACCCTGGAGCTCATCGAGGACGAGGACATCTTAGAGGCAGGGATCCAGATTATCTCGCAGCCGCCGGGAAAGAAGCTCCAGAACATGATGCAGATGTCCGGCGGCGAAAAGGCGCTGACGGCCATTGCCCTTTTGTTTGCCATCCAGAATTTAAAGCCGTCGCCGTTCTGCCTGCTTGACGAGATTGAGGCGGCCCTGGATGATTCCAACGTGGACCGGTTCGCAAAATACTTACACAAGCTGACGA